AACTGATGCACACAGTGTGATCCATATCGCTAAAAAACCTCtaaaaaaacttttgaaaaatCCATGCATACAATCATGTCAAGATtgctttttttgcagtgttttctcCATACAAAATTAGGAAATAAAAATGGAACATTATTCCATCAGTTCCACTTCAGAAAGAGACTCCTCCACAGTCTAGGGAGAAATTTGAATGAGTGTTTAGAAACATCCCTTCTAAAAACTTCATCTGCAGCAGTCAGTACCCTGCAGTGCTTTTCACTTTGTGTTCCAGGGTTGCTTAGCTGTATATCAAAGATTCCTTGATAGAAAGATTTTTAATGGTAAGACAATGTTCCATGAAAAAAATCTCACATATCAATCTTGATGTCCAATGCATTGCAGGACACTACTGAAAATGTTCTAACACTTTCAACACACAGGTGGCAGTGAGGACATATTTGTGTCCCTGTGTACAATAAGTTGGAAAGCAAAATTAGTAATATAGGTATGCTTGGATTTGCCACAAGCTGTATGAATTTTGTACTCAGGTGTGCATACCTGAAAACAGAAAGTAGCATGAGAAGTGGCTCTAAATGCTCTTGAATGCTGTGGCTGTCCCTGCTGAAGCATAGAATTCCCATTCAGAACCCTCTTATTTAATACTTTGTTCTAAAAGATGTGGAAGTTGACACAAACTTGACATTTGAGCCTTTTGTGCTTCCAGCACTGTATGCTCCGACTGGCAGGCAAGGGGGGCCCAAGTCTCCACCATTTGCCACAATGCTTTTTCCCATGTTGGTGCCACACACTCCTCCACCTCTGATGAGGGTCCTACTGCTAGAAGCATATCCCCCTCCAATATAGGGGTCTGGATCACACACAGCTCCTCCTTGGGTTCGACACACTGCTGCAATAACAAGAGAACAATACAGGTTCACCAACCAATATCTAAATCTGAAAAATTGCCACAGCTTTTCATAACAATGAAAAAGTGAGTGTGAGGACTTACAAATATTCACAGGACAGACTCCTTCTCCACACAACCTGTTCAGATGAAAGAGAAAAGTTCTGTGTTTATATTATTTCATGAACATTTAGTGGTGATATCTGAAATGATGACCACTCTTCGTACTTGGAGATGTGACAAAGAAACAGCTCATTACATTGTGATGGCCACCTCACATTGTGATTTGAAATAGTCCCCTCACAATGGCCGTAATGTGAACACCTTCCCTCAGGGTGAAACAATTTATTAGGGGTTCTCAAGCGAACCCACCTGCTCTCTTCTCCTTCCAGCAGCTTTCTGTAGGTGGCGATCTCAATATCCAAGGCCAACTTAACATTCATCAGGTCCTGGTACTCCCGCAGCTGTCGAGCCATGTCTGCCTTAGCTTTGATTAGGGCGTCTTCCAGCTCTGTCAACTTGTGTTTAGCATCTTTGAGAGCCATCTCTCCTCGTTCCTCAGCTTCAGCTACAGCAGCTTCCAGTTTGCTGCGCTGCAGAGGTTGAAACCCAGAGAACTTTTCTGACACAGACCCAACAGCGTAAACTACCATGGTCAAATCTGACAATTAAGATCTCCAACCTAAATATGTAGAGCTTTGACTGGCATACAAGGGTGGTTACATGTTTCTAGACATAGTAGCATCTCATATAAGTGCTGCCTGTTCCATGGAATCCCATTACAAcatatcctgacctggatagaccaggcaagcctgatcttgtcagatcttggaagctaagcagggtcgactctggtaagtacttggatgagagacccccTTGGAATACCAAAACCAGaggcaggagcaggctttattcagccacctgtctgattatcctccatgcccccagtaggggtcagtcaccagaggttgccatgacttccaggtgcacacacacatttacatAAAATATGAAAAGAAATCCTATTACAACATGACAATATTTTGAGTGCTTAGGTTCAGTTAACAGAGACAGTAATTTTATATTGTTAGTTTCAGATAATGAATATTTTTAGAGATAAACTAGGACACTTTTTTAAATGCTTGGATTATGCGTTTTATGTAATATGTGTTTTTCAAAAATCTTTCACCTGACATGGTAAATGCAGTAGATCCCAACCATCATAACAGAAGGGTACATAAACAAAAGTTCACATGAAATTGGCTGACAAGATACAATCTAAGTATTACATATACATTAAATGTAGGAGTCCAACATATATTGTGTTGTGCATTTGTTTAAAATATCCAGTGTACTTGATATTATTATTACCCAAACTTTACTGTTTATTTTGGAAAGTAAGATTCCCTGAATTTTTGTGGATAATCATCATTGTAATCATGGCATTCAACTATCCAGTGAGCTCAAAGTTACCTGGCTTTTGGCACCGTCAATTTCAGCTTTCAGTCGCTGAATCATGCGGTTCAGCTCCATGATCTCATTTTTTGTGTCTCGTAGGTTATCGCAGTGCTTGCCAGCTGTTGCCCTCATCTCCTCatacttaaaaagaaaacattgtaATAATGTCAGTGTTTTAATATTCTCAGCTACTTTTTAGCCCAAATAATGTAGAGTTTGCTAAAATTGCTCTAATATGATTGGGGAATTGAACCATGATATTGCATCTTTTTTATGTAATATATGGAGTACACTGATCCAGGGATCTTTTTTTAATGAATATACACAGCCAGTAGTTTAAGACATGACCTTCAGCTTATATCAATCTAATTAACACAACAAAAGATATTTTCTccatctttttattattattgtatctTAATATCAGCTTAAACAATATACCTGCCACTGTTCCATGTTTCTGTTTTTTATGTTTGACAACATTTTTGCCCCGGAGTTCCCCTGCATTTTTAATTCACTGTTTCCCTGAAGATCagtattcccagggctttttttttaaaggaaaaaacccagcaggaactcatttgctttttttgtaggaatagcccaacaggaactcatttgcatattaagccacacctctgacaccaagccagctcggactgcgttcctgtgcattcctgctcaaaaaaagccctgagcattccATAGATCTTACAAGAGTTAGTGATCCTTTTCTTGCTAGGTACTCTCACCTTGCACTGGTACCATGACTCTGCCTCATAGCGGCTCCTGTTTGCAATGTCTTCATACTGAGCTCTGACATCAGCAATGATGTCATTCAAATCTAGGCCTCGACTATTGTCCATTTGCACAATTACAGAAGTATCTGAGATACAAGCCTGAAGTTCTTGGAGTTCCTGCAAGAAGAAAATACAATTCATTGTTCATTTACAGAAAGTTCATTACTGTGGCATAGTTTTTAAAGTGTTGGGCTGGAGAGTCtgaattcaaatccccactcttccatgaaGTTCCTATGTAGACTTGCAAGTTTACTGGAAGGATCAAATAGAGGAGAGGAGCCCATGTATCCTTCCCAGAGCATCTTGGGGGAAAGGGGagaataaaaatgtgatagatggACAACTCCAGTTCTGTGATGAATACAAAGATCTGAGAGATGTAGAATAGTATAGCATAGCTGACTCTCACAAgaccttggaagttaagcagggtcagtatggGAGATGACCAATTTTGCAGAGCaatgtggattttaaaaaaatgaaatgcatGATGGGTTGCAGAAAAAGATGTGACATTACCGCTTCATACAAACATCTCAAGAAGGTGATCTCCTCAATTAAGCTTTCTACTTTGGCTTCCAAGTCCGCTTTGTTCATATATATACAGTCAACATCCTAGTTTTAAAAAAGCACAAACAAACATTAAGTCAGGACACTTCTATCTATTAGACGATAGTGTCCTAGCCTCAGCAGTCATTAACTGACAGAGCATTCTGTTGATTTATGCAAAGAGAAAGGGGCCAAGGCCATATTCCAAGAGGCCTTGGAGATTGCCTGCTattacagtggatctccagacaaccaggattttttttctgggaaaagaggtgctggaactctcaagagggaatgaAGGAGACACACATGGACAGGGccagtgccccccaccccccgcaagcaGCCCTGCCATGTGCCACCTGAAGAAAGTGAGCCAGCAGTCCGGAGGGGGACTAACCCATCCACCTCCCTCTCGGTGCTCTGCTTCCTGAGTccagccggcagcttggggaTGGAAGGCGTGTGGTCTGGTGCACTGCTTCTcagtcctgctgctgctgcaatgccTGGTCTGGCCcacgcacctcctcctccacaGCGGCGCTGCTGGCAGCTCCTTGCTGAGTGTGTGAGCAACCTTGTCCCAGTGGCTCAAAGGCTCAGCCATGAAAGGTTCCACAACTCCACTTTGTCAGCTGATGGCTGGCCAGCTGCTTACAAGGAGAGGGAGCCGGGGGAGACAGAGGTGGCTGGTGGCAGTTGATAGGAGGTTCTCTCAGAAGCAAGACTGCcacgagtcacatggggggcatctAATTTAGCACCCCCCAAGAGCTGGTGCACCCTAGGCAATGTCCTAATGTTGCCTAGCGGGCACACTGGCCCtgcacatgggtgcccctcatgaatgtttaaatattttttgagaattttgtttccacaaagaggtttcagaactctTGTTCTGCCACATTCCTCCAGAAGAAAGTCCTgtagacaaccaagatcagttcccctggagaaaacagctgctttggagggtggactctagagcATTATAACCTGTTGAGGTCCATCCCCTTCTCTAATCCTGCTCTTTCCAGGCTATACTcactaaatctccaggaacttaacccagagctgacaaccatGACCATCAGACAGCTCCACTAGCTCAACAGACCTTGTTTGCACATGAAGTGACTCAGTCCTCCTGAGCTAGTGGAATGAACTGTGCCACTTCAAACTGCAGGCAATAAATTCCATCACAGAATACTGTCTTTGCATTTAAAGAAGACCCCATGTGAGTAGAAATTTAACACACCAACATTTTCCCATGCTTTCTCTGCTTGCTGTTCAGATTTTCTATTTGGAAGATTTTTTTCTACAGGACACTTTTTCCAAAATGTGATCTGCCATTGGCCATGTGAAGTGGGGTATCTACTAATCCACCACATTTCCCAATCTGTGTGAATcattgaccaatttcgcactagggcttgttccaggtagagaacccttttgctcccggggcttgtttctgtttttgcacaagttgccctggagctgcgagttggcctgccacttttctgcagcaagcagaaaccacttgtcagatgatctcgcttgctgcagaaaagtggcGGGCCAACTCGCAGCCCCaaggcaacttgtgcgaaaatggagacaagccccaggagcaaaaggggtctttacctggaacaagcctagtgcaaaatcggtcattcTTTCCTTGTCTCAATGGTTCTTAAAATGTTTACCAAATAAGTGCCTTTATAACTTTCCTGCAGTCTCTGGCTGCCTTCGCAGTTTCCTTTAGGCTTTCTGGAGGACACTGCCACACCATTCCAATTTGAACTCTGGTCTAACATAGACTCATACTTCTTGTGCTTCTGGATGTCTGTGCTTCTGAACCAACATGGGGTGAAACGTAAGCACAGTATATACATTGGTTACAGACTTTGCTGCTTCTTTTGAAGTTCCTACAAGCTCTGCCTCAAGCGATAGCAGGGTCCAACTCTTTCTCAACAGAGTCAATTGCAGCTCTAATAATATTAAAACTGGAAAGGGGGAGGATTCCAgcatcaccagtgtttcacatGAACCTCTATAGTTCCACATTTAGAAAAGTAATGAGTCAATGGATACTGTCTATATCAGACTGGGTTCAGTTCTACCAGCAGTGCAGTTCTATGTGACTCACCTTTTTAAGAGTTACAAATTCATTCTCAGCACACGTTCGCCGATTGCACTCCTCTTCATACCTGGTGAGAAGATAAAACATTTTGGAACTATCCTTAGGTCAAAAAAAGATTGTGAATGTAGAACATTTCTGTAGTGCTACAAAATTGTTTCTCCATATAATTAACACCTAGTGTTTTGTATAGGACTGGAAATATGGCCATGGACCAGAATCAGATTCTTTCATCTGGCATAGGAATTTGATTGTGCACCCCCTATCATTTCTGTAATAATCCAAGGGAGGAGATAAGGTCCAGGACTGATTCGAGGTAATTTGATGCTCCAAACAAGTACAATCATTACCTACAATAGTATCATTGATGGATGGAAGTAAGCTGAACCCTTGCTGcaaattattccccccccccttattatgCATCTTGGATGGCATGACCAGAGAACTCAAAAGGGGCAGATTGTAGTAGTTATCAGGGCAGGGGTTCTAATATAATTctctgtgtaaagtgccatcaaattgtagCTCACTTGGCCCAAGGGCTGCAGATCACTTTTCcatacagaaagaaagaaaaattgtcATCAGAGATCTCTTTCACATGTCCTTTACTATCTCCAGAGGGTCGGCCTATAGCTGTGGAGAGATAAAACCTGGATCACTCTCCATATTTATTCTCCATATCTCTGCAGACCTGCCTGACCGCCAATATGTACAAGCAAAAATGTTGTTCTTTTTGCTTATTGAATATCTTAGGTTTCCCAGTGCTGTGGGGAGGGAATGTGATTTGAGACTGAGTTTCTGCTTGTATCTTGCCAATCCTACCTAACAGCATGTGTCGTCAATGCCTTAGATCCTACAAAGAAAGTGGCAATGCCTTAGACCCTACAAAGAAAGAAAGGTGCAGTGTGAAGTAACTTATATGTAGACCTGTACTTTTATGAAATTAGAAAGACTTCTCAAAGCCATAGTAGAAAGTGGAAATGTTATCAGGATGATTCTCTTTGATGAGAAGATGAATTAGCTTGTCTGGTAACATGTttctgaaactaggatcctactatgGAATTTTTCATCAGTGAATATGTTAACACTTATGCTTTTCTTTAGTTCTGTGTTTAGATGCCTGATTGTTTCTATGACCCTAATCCTATTTAATTGTTCACTGAATGTCCCATCCATCAATTCTATTAACTCATTACATGTAGTCTGCCTTGAGTTcaggtgagaaaggtggactgtaaataatataatataataatataatataatataatataatataaatctGTGGAGTCTCCTCCTTGTCACCCTTTTCTCTACCCAGGAAATTTTTACACAAGCAAAATGCAAATAGGTGTTGCATCAAGACTGGAAAAAAAAAGAGATTTCAATAGTTCAATAAATCTCATATCATTCATCTTCTGAAGTGCTATGAATTCTGAAAGACTGATTCATAGACTACTTTTGCACTACAGGTTTTTTTCAAATGAAGACAATGTGGCATAACAGGACTCTGTTGAGGAAGCATACAAAGGTTTAGATCTAGCTTTCCACTTACTTTCTCCTGTAATCTTCTAAAACTTCCCTTGCGTTGGCCAGGTCTGTCTCCAGCTTGCTTTGGTCACATCCATGTCCATCTATCTGCCTCCTCAGGTTACTGATGAAGCTGTCAAACAGGGGCTCCATGTTGCTCCTGACCCTTTTCTGCTCTTGCAGCAAGTTCCATTTTGTCTCCAGCACCTTGTTCTGCTGCTCCAAGAACCGGACCTAGTTCCCCCCAGCAGAAACATTTTAGTTGATATGACCAAAACAGATTAAAGCCTAGATCTCTGACAGATCACACCCTCCCTTCTGGCCTTTGGTGGCTTCCCCCTAAGTAATCTGTAGTATGGTGATATGCTGAGAATTTTATTACAAAAATCCTAGTCTCAAACTAGTCTCAAATTACCAAACTCCAGTTCCCAGTGTTATCTAGGAACAATTGATTTACCCATCCATAGTGTGATGGTCAATAATCTGCAGGTCAGATTTGTAGATGACCATCCACCACCGCTTCTCAGTATTGCATTTGTGCAAACCCTCCCCTCCATAATATTTTATACATAATGAAAACAGTATTAGCAAACAACATCTGTCAACAAGTTCCTGTTGGTGGTGTTAAGAAGTGCCATGAAGTTACATCTGACAcagcaaccccatagagttttcaaagcaagaagctatcagacatggtttgccatggcctgtctCAGCATAGTGACCCTGGGTTTCCTttatagtctcccatccaaatactaaccagggctgaccctgcttagtttctgagatctaacaagttCAGGCTAGCCATCAGTTCCTAGGCTGTACTAAAGTTGCACTTGAAGATGTGTTCCAAATATACCTCTGTCTATATCCATCTGATGTAGGATCAGATATTTTTGCTAGTGTGTGAAGAAACCCCAAATCCTGAAAGTTATAGGAAATGGGCGATTGGACTTGTAGCCTACTAGTCAGCAGTAACACCCATACTTTTTACAATAACAGTCCCAAGTTCAGTTTCTCAACCATCTTCAGCACTGTATTGTTATATAAAGTTCCGTGCCACACTTTTGATGGGTGGAAGACTCAAACTGTCCCCAGTGTTTTGGTCAGTCAAAATACACATTATTTTCTCAGAATGAGATCACTAGGAAAACAAATCAACTGCTAGAAATAGTGCCTGCCAATTGCTGCTTTTAATTACCAAATTCATTTTCCAGTTTGGATCTGCAAGCAGTATCAGCTGTTGTGTGACATATAATtgttttcccctccccatgagaaTGCATGGTGAAGCCTCAGAAATTAGATGGGTAGAACTCAGCAAAAAGTAGAAGTGTGTAGAAAATCATGACTTTATATCCTGGTATCTCTGATTCAGAAAACTCAGAGAGAAGATGTGAGAAAACCCTTTTCCTTTCTGAGACTCATGCCAGCCTGTATAGACTATACCAAGTGAATTAGACTGGCttacataggggagggacggtggctcagtggtagagcatctgcttgggaagcagaaggtcccaggttcaatccctggcatctccaaaaaagggtccaggcaaataggtgtgaaaaacctcagcttgagaccctggggagccgctgccagtctgagaagacaatactgactttgatggaccaagggtctgattcagtataaggcagcttcatatgttcatatgttcaaataaggACATTTCATATGTCCTAGATCCTAAAAAGGACACAAGCAACTTCCGTAATAATACAGCTAAAAATATAACCAAGTGAGCTTCAAGTTAGCAAGGTTTGTCATCAAAATTGCCACATTTATCAAAATAATTCTGTTCTTTGTTAGAGCTCATTTGCTATGTATTTGTGCTGAGAcatattttccttcttttctccccagtggaataTGTTAAGTATATATAATTGTTAACTCCAAGTTTCTCCATAGAAATATCTCATTCTGATACAAACAAACTTTGTGGTCTCATAACTCACCTTGTCAATAAATGAAGCAAATTTGTTGTTGAGGGTCTTCAGCTGTTCTTTCTCCTGTTGTTTCACCATTTGGACATTGGGGTCAATGTCCAGGTGAAgtggctggagaaggtgaggatTGACAGTGACAGGTGCGATGCCAGGTGGGCAAGGCCCACCAATTCCACCGACTCTATAACCAAAGCCAGAAGAACCATAGCTGTGTCCAAGACCAGCGGATCCCAAACCATATCCATATCTTGAAGGGCGATAGCTGCCAACAGCAATTTTGGGCCTGCAGGATGCAACACCACAAAGACTCCTGCTGCCAAAACCTAACCCTTTGGGGCCCATATTGCTGCCCCCTTTGTACGAGACGGTGCTGACAGCGCTGTAGGGTTTCATGTTCCTTGGTACAACGGCTGAGCTTGAACTGTAATTCCTGACTGAAGTACCACCCCTAGAACTGACATGGTAGGATCGGGTAGACATTGTGGCTGATGGACAGTGGAAAGGATGATACTGTGGCTTCGGATCCTCAACACTGGAACAGATAGGAATGTGTCCACGGGCGGTTGCTTCTCTTTGAAACTAGAATTAGAACTTTCACCTTTTTATTCATGCCATGAGTAGCCCTTGGCTGTCTGATTGGCCAAACAGctattttaattcaatttattaGCTTGGGGTATTGGGTAACACCATCTTGCTGATCTGTTTTGCTGAACAGAAACTGGGGCTATACTTAAAAGCACTTGTACTGTAACTTCTAATTTAATGGCCGGGAAATCCAGTTCCATAAAAACTACTTGCAAACCTCCCTTTTTAATAGTGATGATGAAGAgaaacgcaaaaaaaaaaaaggattcttttgatgtgcccagcatgtTTCAAGCTAGACAAGGGGTTGTTGCCTCATTTTATATGTGAGAAAAAGCAACATGAACACACACATGTGTAGTTTATTAAGTTGGTGCATTAGGCCTAAAAATACCTAATGTTGTTAAAGCACATGGTCAGGAATTGAATGCAATTATGCTAACTGAAATGAGAATCTGACCCTCCAGAGTTTACCTATCCATCTAGTATAAGAACAGAGGTCAGAACTGTCATAGGTGTGCAAAAGACgagaggggtgtgcaaaaaaagggTACTTTTTGGGTTTGGGTATAtggaacctgaaaaatattggtattttcaAATATTCCTGATTCccaataccagtatggtatttggattcaataaatattcaggaaatctgatttttttcagctccattaCACCCTGTGGGAACCATTATAggcaatggtccccatagggtataatggagaattggtgcAGGGATATCTGGTGCTCAGGAGGtcctgatttttgaggtagagggactaAATTGGCAGCATAGCTGcaggtgtctctcctcaaaaacccaCCAAGTTTattaaagattggaccagggatccaattctatgcccCCTCAAAAGatgcctccatcctccattgattgtggcccctttaaatgccttctccaagccatgctactccacagcttggagaattctgaaggcatttaatgggctcacagtccctttaaatgccttctgggtGAACTCTCTCAATCAAAGCTCAAGCTGTgctaggctttctcaattgcacagcagagctacagagccaagcttctccactggctgaggctcctcctcccccattgGGGAAGAGAGGAGGGGACGAGGGAATGAGTGGGAGGCTCCATGGCTTGGCTgtatcacatgggagaaatacaaaaagcacctagttttatttttattcaaggtaagaattttttgccttgctacagagagagagagagagagagagctttgttAAGCTCATTTATCTAGGGCTCTCTCTTAgcaaccccgtggtgcagagtggtaaaacagcagtactgcagtactgtgatctgaactctctgctctcgacctgagttctatcccagcgaaagctggttcaggtagctggcccaaggttgactcagccttccatccttccgaggtcggtaaaatgagtacctagcttgctgaggggaaagtgtaaaagactggagaaggcaatgccaaactaccctgtaaaaagtctgccgtgaaaacattgtgaaagcaacgtcaccccagagttgaaaatgactggtgcttgcacaggggacctttcctttcctcttggaTGAAACTGGGTTCCCTCCCCATTTTTCACTGCATTCATGCCCTTGTGATCCAGTCCTTCTAAGAAAGCAATGTGGactgtttagatgaggaataacaacaagccagtgaggtagattagactgagagtgtgtgtccagcacatttcctttgtagattgGGGTTTTTGAACCTAGGATTCCCAGATAGTGATCCTGACCACGATACATGGCtgcctctctgttcttgcactgtctcataggagctgcagttatttctctggggaagactatagttttttGTAGATACATAGCCACCAGTCTGTGTTATGGTTCCTTCACATATTCTTGACAAGCATACAAAGCAACATGGataaaagctcacaatgtccagccatttcatgttttcccttggtTCCTTGGGGCACTGAGaactgtaatgaatgtcaataaatcaaaagtaggtttgcagcttacagatacacacctgaacagcacagacattgtatctagaatttgatgcaataattcacagcaagaggtgtcagttattagagactgttaaacaaaatatggcaagtgtgctaatgttttaagtaaaaaaaaatctttaattgtggttatcttagggttgccaatcctcaggtaggAGAAAACTGTGTTGAGGGCGTTAAATATACCAACGATAAAAACTGTTACTCACAAGTAATACTGATTTTACACTAATGCTTATAATTAATTATTCCTGAAAACAATCAATTTGCATTTATGTCATGAACATACATGATTAGAAGCATACACTGCACATTTGAAGACACATACAATTTACAATATTTTTATGTATAGTTTATGGAACAGAAAGAACAATTTATACATGAAAAATTATATATAAAGGTTCCAGAGTTTCTCATCCAGAAAAacaatttgtttgtttgtgaCACATTTCTGGTAAAATTACGTGTTTCGAATGCGATTCTTCGTCCAACAAAAAAGATTAATTCTTCTGGAACCACGGCTCAATTCATAATACGTATAGGTCAATTTCATAAGGCACAGTTCTCATTAGCGGCCATAGCCGCAAGCTGATAGTAATTGgtctggaaccagtgctctgtATGTTACAACACAGTGTTACTAGTCGGTTACTTTAAgcaggcacttcattatttccaatgaagggaagacatttaaaaggtgtgcagtccctttaaatgtgatggccctttggagttcaattatgcttgttacaatcttgctcctggctccaccccaaagtctcatggctccacccccaaaagtccccagatatttcttgaattggatttggtaaccctagtttatctgtgccctttataaagcttatagcTCACTacttggaattacattttatgacatgcatggcccagctcaacaaggtctcatttatgtccgatctgaCTCTCATAataaataagttcaacacccctaccTTAGTGCATTTGGATATATACGCCTGAGCACTGTGCAATGCCAGCCCTGATCAGATTTCTGCT
This region of Heteronotia binoei isolate CCM8104 ecotype False Entrance Well chromosome 13, APGP_CSIRO_Hbin_v1, whole genome shotgun sequence genomic DNA includes:
- the LOC132581765 gene encoding keratin, type II cytoskeletal cochleal-like, with amino-acid sequence MSTRSYHVSSRGGTSVRNYSSSSAVVPRNMKPYSAVSTVSYKGGSNMGPKGLGFGSRSLCGVASCRPKIAVGSYRPSRYGYGLGSAGLGHSYGSSGFGYRVGGIGGPCPPGIAPVTVNPHLLQPLHLDIDPNVQMVKQQEKEQLKTLNNKFASFIDKVRFLEQQNKVLETKWNLLQEQKRVRSNMEPLFDSFISNLRRQIDGHGCDQSKLETDLANAREVLEDYRRKYEEECNRRTCAENEFVTLKKDVDCIYMNKADLEAKVESLIEEITFLRCLYEAELQELQACISDTSVIVQMDNSRGLDLNDIIADVRAQYEDIANRSRYEAESWYQCKYEEMRATAGKHCDNLRDTKNEIMELNRMIQRLKAEIDGAKSQRSKLEAAVAEAEERGEMALKDAKHKLTELEDALIKAKADMARQLREYQDLMNVKLALDIEIATYRKLLEGEESRLCGEGVCPVNISVCRTQGGAVCDPDPYIGGGYASSSRTLIRGGGVCGTNMGKSIVANGGDLGPPCLPVGAYSAGSTKGSNVKFVSTSTSFRTKY